The following DNA comes from Ignavibacteria bacterium.
GTTGAATTCGCTTTCTTTTACTTTGGATAAAAACGCTGATGAATCCTTTTTCATTTGGCTGAATTCATCATAGATCTTTTTCAGCTCTTGCGGCATAGCGCTCATGAATATCTATTTCTCCTTTTCTTCTTTGTTTTGCGGAATGAGATCAAAAAAGTGCCAGGGAGCGCTGTAAAAATCACCGGGTCCGAAGAAATCTTTGGATACACGTTTGATATTCCCGTTTTCATCTTTATGGAATACAGATACACCGGGCCAGTAGCCTTCGGCTTTAGTATAGTAGCCCATATCTGCAATGAAATCAGTGCCCGCAGCTGAGTATGTTCTGAATTTCCAACCTCGTGAGGCGGCAAATTCTTTTTGAACTTCCGGGGGATCGGGTGATACCAGAACGAACGCCGCTTTCTTTTCTATATAATAAGCTGCTCCGCTGAAGCCATCTGCCCAGAGCGTGCAGTAAGAACAGGCTTTCCCCATATTATGAACAAGAATGAGGTATTCATTATCACCGAACATTTCTGAGAGCTTTATGTCATTTCCTTCAACATCTTTCAGGATATAATCTTTAACATCTGCTTCGGCAAGCCTGCTAATAACTTTAATATATTTTTTACGAAGTTCCGTTATTTCTTCGGTTATCTTCCGCAGTTTCTTTTCATTTTTTTCCGTTGAAGATGCGCTGCTTTTTTTGGAAACTTTTTCTTTTTTTCCCATATCAATGTATTTAATTAACCTCCCGAAAACTGCATTTTGGGGGGATTTTTGTGGTTTTTAATGGATGAATTCATTAATTATAAAAATAAGTTATTTTATAAACTATACCAATTCTTTTAGAGTAAAACGACTTTTTACTGTGTATAAATATTTGTATTTTTGCAGTTCACACACCTGAGGAATAACCAAAATATATATCATATGCAGAGAGAAATACACAAATGGTTCAGTCCGAACCTGAATAAAGAAATGGAAACTGTAGTTTACGGAACAGGAAACCAGTATGCGCTTTTAATGTTCCCCACGGCGGCAGCTGATTACCTGGAGTATGAAAGGTTTCATTTAATTGAATCATTAACACCATATATTAACAACGGAAAGGTACGCGCAATTTCCATCAACAGTATAAACAGTGAAAGCTGGCTGAATGATGAAAATCACCCGGAATATAAATCAGAGCGGCACAAACAGTTCAATGAATATGTAATAAACGAAGTAGTTCCGTTCATAAAACAAATATGCGGGAATGATGTGCAGATAATAACAACCGGCGCGTCATTCGGTGCGCTTCATGCAGCAAATACTTTTTTCCGCAGGCCTGATATATTTGCAGGCACAATTGCAATGAGCGGTTCATATGACCTGAAGGATTATTCAAAAGGTTATTATGATGAGAACGTTTATTTTAATTCACCAGTAGATTATTTAAGCAACCTGAACGATGAGAATATACTGAACCAGATAAGAGGCAGAAAACACATTTATATCACAACCGGGCAGGGCAGCT
Coding sequences within:
- a CDS encoding DUF899 family protein, with the translated sequence MGKKEKVSKKSSASSTEKNEKKLRKITEEITELRKKYIKVISRLAEADVKDYILKDVEGNDIKLSEMFGDNEYLILVHNMGKACSYCTLWADGFSGAAYYIEKKAAFVLVSPDPPEVQKEFAASRGWKFRTYSAAGTDFIADMGYYTKAEGYWPGVSVFHKDENGNIKRVSKDFFGPGDFYSAPWHFFDLIPQNKEEKEK
- a CDS encoding esterase family protein encodes the protein MQREIHKWFSPNLNKEMETVVYGTGNQYALLMFPTAAADYLEYERFHLIESLTPYINNGKVRAISINSINSESWLNDENHPEYKSERHKQFNEYVINEVVPFIKQICGNDVQIITTGASFGALHAANTFFRRPDIFAGTIAMSGSYDLKDYSKGYYDENVYFNSPVDYLSNLNDENILNQIRGRKHIYITTGQGSYENPEASKNLSNVLHAKGIDHELDLWGYDIPHDWPSWRKMLPYFIDSKL